A single Parabacteroides timonensis DNA region contains:
- a CDS encoding DUF362 domain-containing protein → MKRRNFFRSLALGGASVAFSPIVKAAPAVHADKEKPATNIKDTLAIPRNEHSMPGKYPGKVACTTHPGCIVDGQPSEGIAYEMLRNSMLNLTGKSNLKEAWLQFVGPDDVIGLKVNPIAGKLLSTSHALTQSIINQLEEAGIPRKNIVIWDRREADLKESGFTAENYPDIKIIGTEYPDENGSYINAEGKFYGEERIDKEQYFSVDIEGEYDAYTMPFMINGGKNSYFTKICTEMVTKIINVPVLKNAGTTITCCMKNLAFGSITNTARLHGPMWHDTCASVCAFPPLRDKVVLNIVDGMIGCFDGGPAANPQFICHYNTILAGSDAVAVDRISYDIVIAKRIEEGLQEEEKAGARTFMDMAQEFQLGVADKDKIELIETTLQA, encoded by the coding sequence ATGAAAAGAAGAAACTTTTTCCGTTCGCTGGCCCTCGGTGGGGCAAGCGTTGCTTTTTCTCCTATCGTAAAGGCTGCTCCAGCGGTACACGCAGATAAAGAGAAGCCGGCAACCAATATAAAGGATACCCTGGCCATCCCCCGGAACGAACATTCCATGCCGGGTAAATATCCCGGTAAAGTAGCCTGTACAACCCATCCCGGCTGTATTGTCGACGGACAGCCTTCGGAAGGGATCGCCTATGAAATGCTTCGGAACAGTATGTTGAATCTGACAGGGAAAAGTAACCTGAAAGAGGCGTGGCTGCAGTTTGTCGGTCCCGACGATGTGATCGGGCTGAAAGTAAATCCGATTGCCGGAAAGCTGTTATCTACCTCGCATGCTTTGACGCAATCCATTATCAACCAGCTGGAAGAAGCCGGCATCCCCCGAAAGAATATCGTTATCTGGGACCGGCGTGAAGCGGATTTGAAGGAGTCGGGCTTTACCGCTGAGAACTATCCGGATATAAAGATCATCGGTACGGAATACCCCGATGAGAACGGCAGTTACATCAATGCCGAAGGTAAGTTCTACGGCGAAGAACGGATCGATAAGGAGCAGTACTTTTCCGTCGACATCGAAGGAGAATATGACGCTTACACCATGCCTTTTATGATCAATGGCGGAAAGAACTCTTATTTCACGAAGATATGTACGGAGATGGTGACGAAGATTATCAACGTCCCTGTATTGAAGAATGCCGGAACGACGATCACCTGCTGCATGAAGAACCTGGCTTTCGGTTCGATTACGAATACCGCCCGGCTTCACGGTCCGATGTGGCATGATACCTGTGCTTCGGTTTGTGCTTTCCCTCCGTTGCGGGATAAGGTGGTGTTGAATATTGTCGATGGAATGATCGGTTGCTTCGACGGCGGACCGGCTGCCAATCCGCAATTTATCTGCCATTATAATACCATCCTGGCGGGAAGCGACGCGGTGGCAGTCGACCGTATCAGTTACGATATAGTGATTGCCAAACGTATCGAAGAGGGGTTGCAGGAAGAAGAGAAAGCGGGAGCACGTACCTTTATGGATATGGCGCAGGAGTTTCAACTCGGCGTGGCCGATAAGGATAAAATCGAACTGATAGAAACAACGTTGCAGGCATGA
- a CDS encoding thioesterase family protein, which yields MLEKGLQHTSSTVVSAANSARTMGSGDLDVFATPSMVALMENAAMLAVASGLPEGSTTVGAQMNTSHIKPSPLGETISATATLQEADGRKLTFSVVAQDSKGTIGEGTHIRFIVDKEKFLSKIYPTNK from the coding sequence ATGCTGGAAAAAGGATTACAACACACAAGCAGTACCGTAGTCAGTGCTGCTAACTCAGCCCGTACCATGGGATCGGGCGACCTGGATGTATTCGCCACACCGTCGATGGTGGCTTTAATGGAAAACGCAGCCATGCTGGCTGTTGCCTCCGGACTGCCGGAAGGCTCGACAACCGTAGGTGCACAGATGAACACGTCACATATCAAACCGTCCCCGCTGGGAGAAACAATTTCCGCCACGGCAACCTTACAGGAAGCGGATGGCCGCAAACTCACTTTCAGCGTTGTGGCACAAGACTCAAAGGGGACGATCGGCGAAGGGACGCATATCCGTTTCATCGTAGACAAAGAGAAGTTCCTATCGAAGATCTACCCTACCAACAAATAG
- the eno gene encoding phosphopyruvate hydratase → MKIEKITGREILDSRGNPTVEVDVLLESGVTGRASVPSGASTGEHEALELRDGDKKRYCGKGVLKAVENVNKIIAPALKGMSALDQVGIDQAMLELDGTKTKSNLGANAILGVSLAVAKAAANYLDIPLYRYIGGTNTYVMPVPMMNIINGGSHSDAPIAFQEFMIRPVGASSFKEGLRMGAEVFHALKKVLHDRGLSTAVGDEGGFAPALEGTEDALNSILAAIKAAGYEPGKDIMIGMDCASSEFYKDGIYDYTKFEGDKGVKRTSDEQVDYLEKLINEYPIDSIEDGMNENDWEGWKKLTDRIGNRCQLVGDDLFVTNVDFLSKGIQEGCANSILIKVNQIGSLTETLNAIEMAHRHGYTTVTSHRSGETEDATIADIAVATNSGQIKTGSLSRSDRMAKYNQLLRIEEELGNKAVYGYKRLK, encoded by the coding sequence ATGAAAATAGAAAAGATTACAGGACGTGAAATCCTCGACTCAAGAGGTAACCCTACCGTAGAAGTAGATGTATTATTGGAATCAGGTGTAACAGGCAGAGCTTCTGTCCCCTCCGGCGCATCGACCGGCGAACACGAAGCACTGGAACTGCGCGACGGTGACAAGAAGCGCTATTGCGGTAAAGGTGTACTGAAAGCTGTTGAAAACGTAAACAAGATAATCGCTCCGGCCCTGAAAGGCATGTCAGCATTGGATCAGGTAGGTATCGACCAGGCCATGCTCGAACTGGACGGAACGAAGACCAAATCAAACCTCGGTGCAAACGCCATCCTCGGTGTTTCCCTTGCAGTTGCCAAGGCTGCTGCCAACTATCTGGATATTCCTTTATATAGATATATCGGCGGAACAAACACATACGTGATGCCGGTTCCGATGATGAACATCATCAACGGCGGTTCACACAGTGACGCTCCGATCGCTTTCCAGGAATTTATGATCCGTCCGGTAGGTGCTTCTTCTTTCAAGGAAGGTCTGCGTATGGGTGCCGAAGTGTTCCACGCATTGAAGAAAGTATTGCACGACCGTGGCCTGAGCACTGCCGTAGGCGACGAAGGTGGTTTCGCTCCAGCTCTGGAAGGAACGGAAGATGCTTTGAACTCAATCCTTGCCGCTATCAAGGCTGCCGGATACGAACCGGGCAAAGACATCATGATCGGTATGGACTGTGCTTCTTCCGAATTCTACAAAGACGGTATCTACGACTATACGAAGTTCGAAGGTGACAAAGGTGTAAAACGTACTTCCGACGAACAAGTAGACTACCTGGAAAAACTGATCAACGAATACCCGATCGACTCTATCGAAGACGGTATGAACGAAAACGACTGGGAAGGCTGGAAGAAGCTGACCGACCGTATCGGTAACCGTTGCCAGCTGGTGGGTGACGACTTGTTCGTTACAAACGTCGACTTCCTGTCGAAAGGTATTCAGGAAGGTTGCGCCAACTCGATCCTGATCAAAGTAAACCAGATCGGTTCATTGACTGAAACACTGAATGCTATCGAGATGGCTCACCGTCACGGCTACACGACCGTCACTTCTCACCGCTCCGGCGAAACAGAAGATGCAACGATCGCCGACATCGCCGTTGCTACCAACAGCGGACAGATCAAGACCGGTTCACTGAGCCGTTCAGACCGTATGGCTAAATACAACCAGTTGCTCCGTATCGAAGAAGAGTTGGGTAACAAAGCAGTATACGGTTACAAACGCTTAAAATAA
- a CDS encoding DUF6686 family protein: MTIINKTFNGQLSFCKCCNTYSLEFGNFFFCFTEAGFQGFRKYINSIDGDLSEQRNQHFASNRKICIKVQSESIYFCLNKMELEELKELLSAKRNGKKSPYLAQNYSLN; encoded by the coding sequence ATGACAATAATAAATAAGACATTCAACGGTCAACTCTCCTTCTGCAAGTGTTGTAACACCTATAGCCTGGAGTTCGGTAACTTCTTCTTTTGCTTTACGGAAGCAGGCTTCCAGGGCTTCCGCAAGTACATAAACAGCATCGACGGTGACCTGTCGGAACAACGTAACCAACATTTCGCCTCCAACCGCAAAATATGTATCAAAGTACAATCCGAAAGCATTTACTTTTGCCTCAACAAAATGGAATTGGAAGAACTGAAAGAACTTCTCTCCGCCAAAAGAAACGGAAAGAAGTCCCCTTATCTGGCACAGAACTATTCGTTGAATTGA
- a CDS encoding TonB-dependent receptor — MNKIITLILCLCCTLTVAWATEEEKMNASDANVFGHVLDKETGEHLPFITVILKGTTIGTTTDNSGHYFLKNLPEGKFTLEFKYLGYKTVTREVKLEKGKTQEVNVEMEEDRIALDGVVVSANRSETSRRLAPTLVNVIDSKVFNTTSAVNLAQGLNFQPGVRVETNCQNCGFQQVRINGLDGPYTQILIDSRPIFSALSGVYGLEQIPANMIDRVEVMRGGGSALFGSSAIAGTINIITKEPLRNSGELTHTLSSIGGSSSFDNNTTLNASLVTENGKAGMYIFGQNRHRSGYDYDNDGYTELPKLKNQTVGFRSYLKTSTYSKLTFEYHHMNEYRRGGNLLDRPPHEADIAEQLEHSIDGGGLKFDLFSSDYKHKFSVFTSAQNTDRDSYYGTGQDPNAYGKTTDLTFMTGTQYSYSFDQFLFMPSDLTAGLEYNYDHLKDEMIGYNRYTNQKVHIESLFLQNEWKNKRWSFLVGARMDKHNMIDNVVFSPRANVRFNPTEDINIRASYSSGFRAPQAFDEDMHISAVGGEIAMIRRAKDLKEEKSQSLSTSVDFYHRFKNGIQVNFLVEGFYTSLNDVFVLEEIGKDEQGNIIKERRNGSGAKVMGLTLEGKSVLSSWLSLQAGATLQRSRYNEPEKWSENENVPTEKKMFRTPNTYGYFTATLTPLKHFTASLSGTYTGSMLVQHLAGYIPMDKAVNTPDFFDMNIKLAYDFHIYKDITLEVNAGVQNIFEAYQSDFDQGPNRDSAYIYGPATPRSYFAGIKISY, encoded by the coding sequence ATGAATAAGATTATAACACTTATACTATGCCTTTGCTGTACCCTTACGGTTGCATGGGCCACAGAAGAAGAGAAAATGAACGCATCGGATGCAAACGTATTCGGGCATGTATTGGATAAAGAAACCGGTGAGCATCTGCCATTTATCACCGTTATACTAAAGGGAACAACCATCGGAACGACAACCGACAACTCCGGCCATTATTTCCTGAAGAACCTGCCGGAAGGTAAGTTCACCCTCGAATTTAAATATCTCGGTTACAAGACTGTCACCCGGGAAGTGAAACTGGAGAAAGGGAAAACACAGGAAGTCAATGTAGAGATGGAAGAAGATCGCATCGCTCTGGACGGTGTAGTCGTTTCGGCCAACCGGAGTGAAACATCGCGCCGCCTGGCTCCTACACTGGTAAATGTGATCGACTCGAAAGTCTTTAATACGACCAGTGCGGTAAACCTGGCGCAAGGACTGAACTTCCAGCCGGGTGTACGTGTGGAAACGAATTGCCAGAATTGCGGTTTCCAGCAGGTACGTATCAATGGGTTGGACGGACCTTATACGCAGATACTGATCGACTCGCGTCCCATATTCAGTGCACTATCGGGTGTTTACGGGCTGGAACAGATTCCGGCAAATATGATCGACCGTGTGGAAGTGATGCGTGGCGGTGGTTCGGCATTGTTCGGTTCTTCTGCCATTGCCGGGACGATCAATATCATTACCAAGGAGCCGCTGCGCAACTCGGGCGAACTGACACATACCCTGTCTTCTATCGGAGGAAGTTCTTCCTTTGACAATAATACGACGCTGAATGCTTCATTGGTAACGGAAAACGGGAAGGCCGGTATGTATATCTTCGGACAGAACCGCCACCGTTCCGGCTACGATTATGATAATGACGGCTACACCGAACTACCCAAGCTGAAAAATCAGACGGTAGGTTTCCGCTCCTATCTGAAAACAAGTACGTACAGCAAGCTGACGTTCGAATATCATCACATGAACGAATACCGTCGTGGCGGTAACCTGTTGGACCGTCCGCCTCATGAAGCGGATATAGCCGAACAGTTGGAGCACTCCATTGACGGTGGAGGATTGAAGTTCGATCTTTTCTCATCCGATTACAAGCATAAATTCAGCGTCTTCACCTCGGCTCAGAACACCGACCGTGACAGCTATTACGGCACCGGACAAGACCCGAATGCATACGGTAAGACAACCGACCTGACCTTTATGACCGGGACACAATATTCGTACAGCTTCGACCAGTTCCTCTTTATGCCATCAGACCTGACCGCCGGACTGGAATACAACTACGACCATTTGAAAGACGAAATGATCGGTTATAACCGCTACACCAACCAAAAGGTCCATATCGAAAGCCTTTTCCTGCAGAACGAATGGAAAAATAAACGGTGGAGCTTCCTGGTCGGAGCGCGTATGGACAAGCACAACATGATAGACAATGTAGTATTCAGTCCCCGTGCCAACGTTCGTTTCAACCCGACGGAGGATATCAATATACGTGCCAGCTATTCCAGTGGCTTCCGTGCTCCGCAGGCTTTCGACGAAGACATGCACATCTCTGCCGTCGGAGGTGAGATAGCGATGATACGACGGGCGAAAGACCTAAAGGAAGAGAAATCGCAAAGCCTCAGTACATCGGTCGACTTTTATCATCGTTTTAAGAACGGTATCCAGGTCAACTTCCTGGTAGAAGGTTTTTATACAAGTCTGAACGATGTATTCGTATTGGAAGAAATCGGAAAAGACGAACAGGGCAATATCATCAAAGAACGCCGCAACGGTTCGGGAGCAAAAGTGATGGGACTGACCCTGGAAGGGAAAAGCGTCCTTTCTTCCTGGTTATCGTTACAGGCAGGAGCCACCTTACAGCGTAGCCGTTATAACGAACCGGAGAAATGGAGTGAAAACGAGAACGTGCCGACCGAAAAGAAGATGTTCCGTACACCCAATACATACGGTTACTTTACCGCGACACTCACTCCGTTGAAACATTTCACAGCGTCCTTGTCCGGAACTTACACCGGCAGCATGTTGGTGCAGCATCTGGCGGGTTATATCCCTATGGATAAAGCAGTCAATACACCGGACTTCTTCGACATGAACATCAAACTGGCGTATGATTTCCATATCTACAAAGATATCACTTTGGAAGTAAATGCCGGCGTACAGAATATCTTCGAAGCCTACCAGTCCGACTTCGACCAGGGTCCGAACCGTGACTCTGCCTACATCTACGGACCGGCAACGCCGAGAAGCTATTTCGCCGGTATCAAGATATCTTACTAA
- a CDS encoding DUF2023 family protein: MVTTRNRIPGEVKVFLNHIYEYKKGIRSMVLCTINKSYEQVVTDRLESQQICYVKQDAGERSVNIYFGRPECIEAIRLLVTRPLNLLTPEEDFILGALLGYDICMQCERFCTRKKQRLTSA; encoded by the coding sequence ATGGTAACAACCAGGAACAGGATACCCGGAGAAGTGAAAGTCTTTCTTAATCATATCTATGAATATAAGAAAGGGATACGGAGTATGGTTTTATGTACGATCAATAAATCGTATGAGCAAGTCGTTACGGACCGCTTGGAAAGTCAACAGATTTGTTATGTAAAGCAGGATGCAGGAGAGAGAAGTGTCAATATTTATTTTGGAAGGCCTGAATGCATAGAAGCTATTCGTTTATTGGTGACCCGTCCGTTGAACTTACTTACGCCGGAGGAGGATTTTATTCTTGGAGCTTTGCTTGGGTATGATATCTGTATGCAATGCGAACGTTTCTGCACAAGGAAAAAGCAGCGGCTAACGTCTGCCTGA
- the fldA gene encoding flavodoxin FldA → MKTIGIFYGSSTGTTEDIAKRIAAKLGVDASNLYDVAKASPSDLGNYEALILGSSTWGAGDLQDDWYDFLAKVKKLDLSGKLVAIFGCGDSSSFSDTFCDAIGTIYTDLQGTGCTFIGSVPTDGYSYDDSTAVVDGKFVGLPLDELNEDDQTNPRIDQWIETLKQEGLE, encoded by the coding sequence ATGAAGACAATAGGTATTTTTTACGGTTCGTCAACCGGAACGACAGAGGATATTGCAAAACGTATAGCAGCCAAGTTAGGTGTGGATGCTTCTAACCTGTATGATGTGGCGAAGGCTTCTCCTTCGGATCTGGGTAATTATGAAGCATTGATTCTGGGTAGCTCTACCTGGGGAGCAGGCGATTTGCAGGATGACTGGTACGATTTTCTTGCCAAAGTAAAGAAGCTGGATTTATCCGGTAAGCTCGTTGCTATTTTCGGTTGCGGCGACTCTTCCTCTTTCAGCGACACGTTCTGTGACGCGATCGGAACAATCTATACGGATCTTCAAGGTACAGGATGTACGTTTATCGGATCAGTACCGACAGATGGTTATTCGTATGATGACTCGACAGCTGTTGTTGACGGTAAATTCGTCGGACTTCCTTTGGATGAATTGAATGAAGACGATCAGACCAACCCGCGTATCGACCAGTGGATCGAAACGTTAAAACAGGAAGGTCTGGAATAA
- a CDS encoding RelA/SpoT family protein → MSDTIDTKDTKEAGDMLPAMSADEKMIQDGFNELLQDYLNSNHRRKVERITKAFNFANQAHAGVKRRSGEPYIMHPIAVARIVCREMGLGSTSICSALLHDVVEDTEYTVQDISDMFGPKIAQIVDGLTKISGGIFGEQASAQAENFRKLLLTMSDDIRVILIKIADRLHNMRTLGSMLPAKQFKIAGETLYLYAPLAHRLGLFTIKTELEDLSFKYEHPQEYDFIEKKLQATEESRNKLFEHFAVPVDEKLKEMGLHYEMKARVKSAYSIWNKMESKGITFEDIYDLYAVRIIFDPLPGVDEKNMCWDIYSAITDIYRIRPDRIRDWVSRPKANGYQALHLTVMGPDGQWVEIQIRSRRMDDIAEKGFAAHWKYKEHSVEEDTELDKWLQTITEILESPDPNALDFLDTIKLNLFTSEIFVFTPKGDIKTLPQGATALDFAYALHTNIGNKCIGAKVNHRLVPLSHPLASGDQVEILTSRSQEPQAEWLNFVTTAKARAKIDAVLKRARKDAAKLGEEKVISAFKRSEMEASTSNLDKLCMYFGFSKREEFYYAVEKGDVVLPENIKKLLKEKTDNLLFKYVKQALGVGSKKTEEEKPEEKPKTKYDKSKPYILREEAFERNYVIAECCKPIPGDDALGFINDDGNVVVHKRSCPIAMRLKSSFGERILNTEWSSHKNASFEATLEVKGIDSIGVLNTITKTIADDFNVNIMRLLIEAKDGVFEGRIKMKVHDVEDIQKMCVTLSKIKNIKSVGRVAD, encoded by the coding sequence ATGAGTGATACGATAGACACAAAAGACACAAAGGAAGCCGGTGACATGTTACCGGCCATGTCGGCAGATGAGAAGATGATCCAGGATGGGTTTAATGAACTGCTGCAGGACTACCTGAATTCAAATCATAGACGAAAAGTCGAGCGTATCACTAAGGCGTTCAACTTTGCTAACCAGGCACATGCAGGGGTAAAACGTCGTTCCGGCGAACCCTATATTATGCACCCTATTGCTGTGGCGCGTATTGTTTGCCGTGAAATGGGATTGGGTTCAACCTCTATCTGTTCCGCTCTCCTCCATGATGTAGTGGAAGATACTGAATACACCGTACAGGATATTAGTGATATGTTCGGTCCGAAGATTGCACAGATCGTGGACGGTCTTACCAAGATATCCGGAGGAATATTCGGGGAACAAGCCTCGGCGCAGGCGGAGAACTTCCGTAAGCTATTGCTCACCATGAGTGATGATATCCGGGTGATCCTGATCAAGATTGCCGACCGTCTGCATAATATGCGAACCCTGGGTTCGATGCTTCCCGCCAAACAGTTCAAGATTGCGGGAGAAACGCTTTACCTCTACGCTCCTTTGGCACATCGTCTGGGCCTTTTCACCATTAAGACGGAGCTGGAAGACTTGAGCTTCAAATATGAACATCCGCAGGAATATGATTTCATCGAGAAGAAGTTGCAGGCGACGGAAGAAAGCCGTAATAAGCTTTTCGAACATTTCGCCGTTCCTGTCGATGAGAAGCTGAAAGAAATGGGGCTGCATTATGAAATGAAAGCCCGCGTAAAGTCCGCTTATTCCATCTGGAACAAGATGGAAAGCAAAGGGATTACTTTTGAAGATATCTATGACCTGTATGCTGTCCGTATCATCTTCGATCCGCTGCCGGGGGTGGATGAAAAGAATATGTGCTGGGATATCTATTCTGCTATTACGGATATCTACCGTATCCGTCCGGACCGTATCCGTGACTGGGTGAGCCGTCCGAAAGCAAACGGTTATCAGGCATTGCATCTTACCGTCATGGGACCCGATGGGCAATGGGTGGAAATACAAATCCGTAGCCGTCGTATGGACGATATTGCCGAGAAAGGGTTTGCTGCTCACTGGAAATATAAGGAACATAGCGTAGAAGAAGATACGGAGCTGGATAAATGGCTTCAGACTATTACGGAAATCCTGGAAAGTCCGGATCCGAATGCACTCGACTTCCTGGATACGATCAAACTGAATCTGTTCACTTCCGAAATATTTGTATTTACTCCGAAAGGAGATATCAAGACACTTCCGCAGGGAGCCACAGCGCTTGACTTTGCTTATGCCCTGCATACCAATATCGGAAATAAATGTATCGGAGCGAAGGTTAATCATCGCCTGGTTCCTCTCAGTCATCCGTTGGCAAGTGGTGACCAGGTTGAGATCCTGACTTCCCGTTCGCAGGAACCGCAGGCGGAGTGGCTTAACTTTGTCACGACGGCAAAGGCGAGAGCCAAGATCGATGCCGTATTGAAACGTGCCCGCAAAGATGCGGCTAAGCTGGGAGAAGAGAAAGTGATCTCTGCATTCAAACGTTCGGAGATGGAAGCAAGTACGTCCAATCTGGATAAGCTATGTATGTATTTCGGTTTCTCCAAGCGTGAAGAGTTCTATTATGCCGTGGAAAAAGGAGATGTGGTACTTCCTGAGAATATCAAGAAGTTGCTGAAAGAAAAGACGGATAACCTCTTGTTTAAATACGTAAAACAAGCGTTAGGTGTCGGCTCTAAAAAGACGGAAGAGGAGAAGCCGGAAGAGAAACCTAAGACAAAATACGATAAATCGAAACCTTATATCCTTCGTGAAGAAGCATTCGAACGCAATTATGTGATTGCCGAATGCTGTAAACCGATTCCGGGCGATGATGCGTTAGGCTTCATCAACGACGATGGAAATGTGGTGGTTCATAAACGTTCCTGCCCGATTGCCATGCGTTTGAAGAGTAGTTTCGGCGAACGTATCCTGAATACCGAGTGGAGCAGTCATAAGAATGCCTCTTTCGAAGCTACGCTGGAAGTGAAAGGTATCGACTCGATCGGAGTGTTGAATACGATCACTAAGACGATTGCCGATGATTTCAATGTGAACATTATGCGCTTGTTGATCGAAGCGAAAGACGGTGTGTTCGAAGGCCGGATCAAGATGAAAGTGCATGATGTGGAAGACATTCAGAAGATGTGCGTGACACTCTCCAAAATCAAGAATATTAAGTCGGTAGGACGTGTTGCCGATTAG
- a CDS encoding lytic transglycosylase domain-containing protein, with amino-acid sequence MKYLLTLLCLCCLFTVARAQEAITDNEEPQYSNLSADSLSVDVGLIPESLDADVDSLLRSWHVQYFSKRDEYCHDDDANVYFPDSVYRERLERLPRVISLPYNKVVRDCIDLYADRRRNLVRYMLGMADFYFPIIEQVLDEHDLPIELKYLAIVESALNPVALSRVGACGLWQFMLPTGKIYGLEINSLVDERRDPVKATHAACRYFKDMYAIYGDWNLVLASYNCGPGNVNKAIRRSGGKTDFWDIFPYLPKETRSYVPLFIAANYIMNYYCDHNICPMQTSMPLATDTVVVTKALHLEQVADVLQMEIEQIRALNPQYKRDIIPGNAEPSVLKLPVNQTYAFIDKEDTIYTHRAEDLLAGCLAYNTSETDKGSTSNREKITHRVASGENIYTISDRYGVTPKEVRSWNGLKSNRLANGRRLTLYVDNGGVAFASASKAKTTTKTTSSSEIVEKQSNGFVSYRVKSGDSLYTISKKYPGVSATLIQKANGLPNANIRPGQVLKIPVG; translated from the coding sequence ATGAAATATTTACTAACATTACTCTGTCTCTGTTGTCTTTTTACTGTTGCCCGTGCACAGGAAGCAATAACCGACAACGAAGAACCTCAGTATTCGAACCTTTCTGCCGACTCGTTATCTGTAGATGTCGGTCTGATCCCGGAAAGTCTGGATGCTGATGTAGACAGCCTTCTTCGCTCGTGGCACGTCCAATATTTCTCCAAGAGAGATGAATATTGCCATGACGATGATGCTAATGTATACTTCCCTGACTCTGTCTATCGGGAACGTCTGGAAAGATTGCCACGCGTTATTTCTTTACCTTATAATAAGGTAGTACGCGATTGTATCGATTTATATGCTGACCGCCGCCGTAACCTTGTACGATATATGCTGGGGATGGCGGATTTTTATTTTCCCATCATCGAACAGGTTCTTGATGAACACGACCTGCCTATCGAACTGAAGTATCTGGCTATTGTGGAAAGTGCCCTTAACCCTGTGGCCCTATCCCGTGTGGGAGCTTGCGGTCTGTGGCAGTTCATGCTTCCGACCGGAAAGATCTACGGTTTGGAGATCAACAGTCTGGTAGACGAACGTCGTGATCCGGTGAAGGCCACTCATGCCGCCTGCCGTTACTTTAAAGATATGTATGCCATTTATGGCGACTGGAACCTGGTATTGGCTTCTTACAACTGCGGACCGGGAAATGTAAATAAAGCAATACGCCGCTCGGGAGGTAAAACGGATTTCTGGGATATCTTCCCTTATCTGCCCAAAGAAACCCGTTCGTATGTGCCGCTCTTTATCGCGGCCAATTATATTATGAATTACTATTGCGATCACAATATTTGTCCGATGCAGACCAGTATGCCGTTGGCAACGGATACAGTGGTAGTAACGAAAGCCTTGCATTTGGAACAGGTGGCTGATGTGTTGCAGATGGAGATAGAGCAGATCCGTGCCCTGAACCCGCAATACAAGCGTGATATTATTCCCGGAAATGCAGAACCATCCGTTTTGAAGCTTCCGGTCAATCAGACCTATGCTTTTATAGACAAGGAGGACACGATATATACCCATCGGGCAGAAGACCTGTTAGCCGGTTGCCTGGCTTATAATACATCCGAAACAGACAAAGGAAGTACTTCAAATCGTGAGAAGATCACACATCGTGTAGCTTCCGGCGAGAATATTTATACGATATCCGATCGTTACGGAGTAACTCCGAAAGAAGTACGTTCCTGGAACGGCTTGAAATCTAACAGGCTGGCCAATGGACGGCGTTTAACGTTATATGTGGACAATGGAGGTGTGGCATTTGCTTCTGCTTCAAAAGCAAAGACGACAACTAAGACGACTTCTTCTTCAGAAATCGTTGAAAAGCAAAGCAATGGCTTTGTTTCTTACCGTGTTAAGTCGGGTGATTCTCTGTATACTATATCCAAAAAGTATCCCGGAGTGTCGGCCACATTGATCCAGAAGGCCAATGGATTACCGAATGCAAATATCCGTCCCGGACAGGTCTTAAAGATTCCTGTGGGATAA
- a CDS encoding DUF5683 domain-containing protein produces MYAKAQGQAVILDADTVVVAPPDSTVQAVLHAADSVPQPKFKEINMKPFKPNPTRAVLYSFVPGLGQIYNRAYWKLPIVYGGFMGCIYAVTWNNRNYKDYSTAYLDLMNDVRDHPNDPTAWSKSWVDIAKKNGRDPADFITNTRLQDNIKSRKDYFRRYRDLSLIITAGVYALCMIDAYVDAQLFDFDISPDLSMRIEPAVTPKTSFSDRSYGLNCSIKF; encoded by the coding sequence ATGTATGCGAAAGCACAGGGACAAGCAGTAATACTTGATGCTGATACGGTAGTGGTGGCACCACCCGATTCGACAGTGCAGGCTGTGCTTCATGCTGCCGATTCTGTGCCGCAACCCAAGTTTAAGGAAATAAACATGAAACCGTTTAAGCCGAATCCGACAAGGGCTGTTCTTTATTCGTTCGTGCCGGGGTTGGGGCAGATATATAACAGGGCATACTGGAAGTTGCCGATCGTATATGGTGGTTTTATGGGATGTATCTATGCTGTTACGTGGAATAACCGTAACTATAAGGATTATTCGACAGCTTATCTGGATTTGATGAACGATGTGAGGGATCATCCGAATGATCCGACAGCCTGGAGTAAATCCTGGGTGGATATTGCCAAGAAGAATGGGCGTGATCCGGCAGACTTCATAACAAATACGAGGTTGCAGGATAATATAAAGAGTCGTAAGGACTATTTCCGTCGTTACAGGGATTTGAGTCTTATCATTACGGCTGGAGTATATGCACTCTGTATGATCGATGCGTATGTGGATGCACAGTTGTTCGACTTCGATATTTCTCCGGACCTGAGCATGCGGATAGAGCCTGCGGTAACACCGAAAACCAGTTTCAGTGACCGGTCGTATGGCCTGAATTGCAGTATAAAATTCTAA